A genomic region of Nostoc sp. UHCC 0702 contains the following coding sequences:
- a CDS encoding phosphatidate cytidylyltransferase, whose translation MPWSRIISGIIAIALALAAVLLGGWYFTIAIAVVVFLGHQEYFNLVRARGIVPAAKTTMFVSQILLVICTVDGSLADAVMPIAGTFICFYLLFQPKLATIADISASIMGLFYVGYLASYWVRLRALGSAAVSNLALGGYWPPAWADILQQKNFAVLPQGLTVTMLTFLCIWAADIGAYIFGKFFGKTQLSNISPKKTVEGAVFGIAASVAVAFAGAYYLHFPRFFFTGIALGLLIGIASLLGDLTESMLKRDAGVKDSGQLIPGHGGILDRTDSYIFTAPLVYYFVTLLLPLLADK comes from the coding sequence ATGCCTTGGTCTCGGATTATTAGTGGAATTATTGCGATCGCTCTTGCTTTAGCTGCTGTCCTTTTAGGTGGTTGGTATTTTACGATTGCGATCGCGGTTGTCGTTTTTTTGGGTCATCAGGAATATTTTAATTTGGTGCGAGCCAGAGGCATAGTTCCCGCTGCTAAAACCACCATGTTTGTCAGCCAAATTTTACTGGTTATTTGTACAGTTGATGGCAGTTTGGCTGATGCTGTCATGCCAATAGCAGGTACATTTATTTGTTTTTACTTGCTGTTTCAGCCCAAATTGGCAACAATCGCGGATATTTCCGCTTCCATTATGGGGCTGTTTTATGTGGGTTACTTGGCGAGTTATTGGGTGCGGTTACGCGCCCTCGGTAGTGCAGCTGTCAGTAATCTTGCTTTGGGTGGTTACTGGCCCCCAGCTTGGGCAGATATTCTCCAGCAAAAAAATTTTGCTGTTTTGCCTCAAGGTTTGACTGTGACAATGCTGACTTTCTTGTGTATTTGGGCAGCTGACATCGGTGCTTACATTTTTGGTAAATTCTTTGGTAAAACCCAACTATCCAACATCAGCCCCAAAAAAACTGTTGAAGGCGCTGTTTTCGGTATTGCTGCTAGCGTTGCTGTAGCTTTTGCAGGGGCTTATTATCTTCACTTTCCGAGATTTTTCTTCACTGGTATAGCCTTGGGTTTGCTGATTGGTATTGCCAGTCTTTTAGGCGACCTGACCGAATCTATGCTCAAACGCGATGCTGGAGTTAAAGATTCAGGACAGTTGATCCCCGGTCATGGTGGCATCCTAGATCGTACTGATAGTTATATCTTCACTGCTCCTTTGGTTTACTATTTTGTGACGCTTCTGTTGCCGCTATTAGCGGATAAGTAA
- the cbiT gene encoding precorrin-6Y C5,15-methyltransferase subunit CbiT: MPSQLWPYITPGIPDEFFEHLPGIPFSQREVRLLLISQLRLKPDSVLWDIGAGTGTIPIEVGLLCPKGKIIAVERDEEVANLIKRNCDRFEVNNVEVIEGNAPECLHNLKISPHRVCIEGGRPIQDILQAVWDYLPSSGRVVATASNLEGLYAISQSFSQLRAVNIEVVQSAVNRLETRGFSQTFAAVDPIFILSGEKLE; encoded by the coding sequence ATGCCCTCCCAACTTTGGCCTTACATTACCCCTGGTATTCCCGATGAATTCTTCGAGCATTTGCCAGGTATTCCTTTTAGCCAGCGAGAAGTGCGACTGCTGTTGATTTCTCAATTGCGGCTGAAACCTGATTCCGTATTGTGGGACATTGGTGCCGGGACAGGTACAATTCCTATAGAGGTGGGATTGCTGTGCCCCAAGGGAAAGATTATTGCTGTGGAAAGGGACGAAGAAGTTGCCAACCTGATCAAACGTAACTGCGATCGCTTTGAGGTAAATAATGTAGAAGTCATTGAAGGCAATGCTCCAGAGTGTTTGCATAACCTCAAAATTTCACCTCACCGTGTTTGTATTGAGGGAGGACGCCCGATTCAAGACATTCTACAAGCTGTATGGGATTATTTACCATCCTCTGGGCGAGTTGTCGCTACAGCGTCTAATTTAGAAGGCCTGTACGCAATTTCTCAAAGCTTTTCTCAATTGCGGGCTGTAAATATTGAAGTTGTCCAGTCTGCGGTTAATCGCTTAGAGACGCGCGGTTTTTCTCAAACCTTTGCCGCCGTCGATCCCATTTTTATCCTGAGTGGTGAGAAACTAGAGTGA
- a CDS encoding serine/threonine protein kinase: protein MIGIILSHRYEIQQQLGKKAGRRTLLAQDQKSGELVVIKLLSFSSDFEWDSLKLFEREAQTLKSLSHASIPRYLDYFEVNLPTIKGFALVQSYIPAQTLEQYLQSGRIFTEAEVKQVAKAVLEILIYLHQLHPPVIHRDLKPSNILLGERSGNSIGQVYLVDFGSVQTVLATEGGTRTVVGTYGYMPQEQFGGRTVAASDLYSLGATLIYLVTGIHPGDLPQKDFRIQFEHLTNLSPSFINWLKWMTQPSLERRLSSATQALQALNDSNDNINSLALGKPVGSKIQLIKNSDFLEIIIPPGGFDASIILTGLFAIAWNSFILFWTIGALSAPFPINIPFALFSLPFWGAGLYMLNGIIFPWFARIRLHLNQEQIALTYELFGLKFHRPRPSPRENITKVVYTPKYFTRDSDGDRSEVPAKLEIWVGVKKYQLGTTGAIKSEAELEWLTDELKHWLGIDITKE, encoded by the coding sequence ATGATTGGCATAATATTGAGCCATCGCTACGAAATCCAACAGCAGTTGGGAAAAAAAGCAGGGCGGCGGACTCTGTTAGCACAAGATCAAAAGAGCGGTGAATTAGTCGTTATCAAGTTACTCTCTTTCAGTAGTGACTTTGAATGGGATTCACTCAAGTTATTTGAACGAGAAGCCCAAACGTTAAAATCTTTGTCCCATGCTTCTATTCCACGCTATTTAGACTATTTTGAAGTAAATTTACCAACTATCAAAGGATTTGCCCTTGTACAGAGTTATATCCCAGCTCAAACTCTAGAGCAATACTTACAAAGTGGGAGAATCTTTACAGAAGCTGAAGTCAAACAGGTAGCTAAAGCAGTTTTAGAAATTCTGATTTACCTACATCAACTGCATCCGCCTGTAATCCACCGTGATCTTAAGCCTAGCAATATTTTATTGGGTGAGCGTTCTGGTAATAGTATCGGTCAAGTTTACTTGGTAGATTTTGGTTCAGTGCAAACTGTCTTAGCTACAGAAGGCGGAACCAGAACAGTTGTAGGAACCTATGGCTATATGCCACAAGAACAATTTGGCGGACGCACCGTTGCTGCTTCTGACCTTTATAGTTTAGGCGCAACGTTAATTTACTTAGTAACTGGTATCCATCCAGGCGATTTACCTCAAAAGGATTTTCGCATTCAGTTTGAGCATTTGACTAATTTAAGTCCTAGCTTTATCAATTGGCTCAAGTGGATGACCCAACCGAGTTTAGAACGACGCTTGAGTTCTGCAACTCAAGCACTGCAAGCTTTGAATGATTCCAATGACAACATTAATAGCCTAGCTTTGGGTAAACCTGTTGGTAGTAAAATTCAACTAATTAAAAATTCGGATTTTCTAGAAATTATCATTCCACCAGGTGGATTTGATGCGTCAATAATTCTTACAGGTTTATTTGCGATCGCTTGGAATTCATTTATCCTATTTTGGACAATTGGCGCTCTTAGTGCCCCTTTTCCAATCAACATTCCCTTTGCTTTATTCTCACTTCCCTTTTGGGGTGCTGGCTTGTATATGCTCAATGGGATCATTTTCCCTTGGTTTGCACGCATCCGCTTACACCTGAATCAAGAGCAAATTGCCTTAACCTATGAATTATTTGGATTAAAATTTCATCGCCCCCGGCCATCACCCAGAGAAAATATCACCAAAGTAGTTTACACTCCGAAATATTTTACTAGAGACTCTGATGGCGATCGCTCCGAAGTGCCAGCAAAATTGGAAATTTGGGTAGGAGTAAAAAAATATCAACTTGGTACAACTGGTGCTATTAAATCCGAAGCGGAACTGGAATGGCTAACTGACGAGTTGAAGCATTGGTTAGGGATAGATATCACCAAGGAGTAG